TCTGCCTCATGATCCTATAATCTTTGGCCAGCTTCTCCACAGTGTAAACCTCCGGATCCTGCTTGTGCAGCCGGTACATCTCCGCCTTCTCCGAGTCCTTCAAATACGATCCCCTTGCCCCGGGCTCCCGCACCTGCTTCAGCAACACGCTGATCTCTCTCAGCCTCTCGCTCCAGCCGTCCACATACGCCTTGCTCTTCCTGTTCTCTTCCTCCAGTTCCCTCAACTTATCCTCGACTTCCTGCAAATCCGAGATCATCATCGACTCGTAAGGGTTCGAGCCAGGGTTTTGGCCGGGGGCGGTCGCGGTCGCGCTCGTGCTGGGGCTCGGGCCCGTCCGGCGACCCACCGCTTCCCCGTCGAAGTAGTCCTTGGTCATGCCCGTGGACCACGACGAGACCGAATCCCAACCCCCGTCGTCATAATGGCccgagccggagccggagccggagccggagccgggcCGGGGAAGGATGGGTCGCCTCCGCCGGAGCTCGCCGAGAAAGCTCTGGAgaacggcggcggcgcggcggcggcggctcccgGCAAGGTCGGCGCTTTGGGTCCGGCTCGGCGgtaggcggcggcggcgaggcgggACGCGATGCGGCAAAGGCTGTGGGCCATTGGAGTGCGCGGCGCGAGCTGCCGGGGAAGCAAAAATGGTGTCTTGCGCCAATGCCGGTGCGACTGAGCTCTAGGGCATCCCCCTCGGTCTCggactagaaaagaaaataatcatttttaaaaagaaaataatcatttctaattagGCAAGTATTTCGATGTCGTTGATCCttcgtttatttattaattttttttttttttattggcatGTATATTTCTCTTATTAGGCCTTTGTGaagttcaaattgcaatttaatttttctaggGAAGTCTCTTTTTAGTCCTCAATTgctttgaaataagaaaaaaagggtacaaaagaagagaggaattgTTGTAAACTCCAAATATTTATCCTACCATCATACTTCCCGACAACATTAATAATAATGGTTGGACGAGATTATCTCGTTGCCAAACTAACATGACATACTTAGTATCAATAAGCATATAGAGTTTTCTtaataggaaaagaaatatcaaaatcACGCAAAAGAATCATATAATAGTTACCTGTTTAAAGGGATCAAAATTCGAtcaataatatttatatattaaagtATGAGAATTATTTCCATGCGATGCACGGATTGGTCAAGCACATGGATAAAAAATATAGCGATTTTGTCTTTGAAGAGTACATAATAGAAGTTTGGAAAATTGTcttaaaagttgaaaataacATTGACAAATAACCTCATATTAGGTCAGTACTTGGACACACCGGTTCTTATCATTTGCAGGTCACCTCTAGCTAATCAAGTTAGTACTACATGCTATCCAGGTTTATTGGGCGAGTGAGTTTGTTCTACCTGCATGAGTGCTGGACCAGATTGAACAAACACTTAGACAATTCTTCTGGAAAGGTTTGGAGTTGAGCAGAGGAGGAGCCAAGGTTGCCTAGGATGATGTTTGCCTCCCAAAAGAGGAGGGGGGTTTGGGGATATGGAGATTGCATGATTGCAACAAGGCTTCTATGGTGAAGCACATCTGGACTTTGTTCATGGATAAGGACTCGCTTTGGTGCAAGTGGATCCACTCCACGTTCCTTAAAAGGAAGAACTTCTAGGTGGTTAAGAAGCCGaccttttgtttttgggcttggaagaaaattttacaACTCTGAGCAGAAGTCCGACTCAATTTCTGGTTGAGAATTGAGGATGGTCTTTCTATGTCactttggtttgataattggcatccTAGGGAGCCGattaatttggtttttcttggaTGTGTTTATCCATAATTCTGGCCTTTCTAGAGAGGTTTTAGTTGCAGAGCTCTATGCGGTGGAGGGGCAAGCTTTTAAGGTTGGTGTTGGAATCGTGGGAGattcccctcccctccctctctcttaaCCAAGATTGCTTTTGCTGGAAGGATAATCCGACGAGGTTCATGGTGGCCATGGCGTGGGAGGCCTTTAGGAGGAAGAAGCCCCAAGTTTTATGGCATCATTTCATTTGGAACAATGCCATTACACTCAAGTACCAACTTCACCTTTGGTTTATCGCCAAGCATAGGCTTCCCACCCAAGCTTCCCTCTTCTCTTATGGCAAGATTGATACTACTTTTTGCCCCTTCTGCGAAGAGGTGCCTAACTCTATTGGTCATCTATTTTTTGAGTGTCAGATCACGGCTGgtttggctttcttttgggcaACCGGATGTAATCTTCCATGGTGGAATTGGTCTTGGGATAAAAATTTCCTTTGGGCCATAACCTTTCTTGTGGGCAAAGACTTCTTCAAAAGCATGGTGCGGTTTTCTTTTGGCACTCTTTGTCATATTATTTGGAGGAATATAAACAATATCTTTTCAGAGATGAGCCACTTTCCATTCTGGCCATGAAGAATCATCTCCTCAAAGTGGTCAAAGATAAGGCACTCTTTTTCAGGGATGTGGAAGATTCCTTTAGGATTAGGAGATTACAGTGCAGTTGGGACTTGGATCTGAGTATCTTTGCTCCGCGTGTTTCCCTCTCGGGTGACTAGCCGTCTCTAGACCGACCGATGTTGGTCTTCGTGTCGTTGTGCTTGGTGGTTGTTCATGCCGTCgggtctctttcttttcttttcttgctcttgCCGCTTGGCCTCTTTCTCGGCTTCCTTTTAAGCCCGTTCATTTTGAGTGCAAGTTTCTAAAGTCAGTTCGTTTTGTACTTTTTGGTCTTCCCCATTTATATATTGCttattttaccaacaaaaaaaaaataataacctcatgttatgatttttaatttttgcttgACTAAATCATGGTAAGATCATTTGTTTGAATTCAAAGTGTATCACGTGTTCATAAAACAATTTCGAAGTTCCCCATTAAAAATTGTGAAAGGACTTataacaaaaatgagattttctttttcatgtccTAAGTACTTCCTCTCTCGCTTAAACACAATTTCCTCTCTCGCTTAAACACAATtacaaattgaaaggaaaaaaaggagtaAAAACCATGGTGCTAAGAAGATCAACGTCATCCAAATAACAATGCATCACCTTTGATTGTGGATACATCAATATATACAATCTTTTTTACTATACCTCCTCAACAAATAAATAGTAGCAATAAAATCAATCGAGcaaatttgaaacataaaacatttgaaaatattataaaagacACCTTCCTTGTcattaaaattccaattttaagTAAATGCATATTTTGTTTCAGTATTACATATTAGTAATAGAATGAAGTACAAGAAGtagaattaaaaatataaaaatttacaaaaaaaaatcatccaaaaatccGTGTgcctatatatataaaatataaatatgaactgaactgaactgaaaaacaattattattttgggtgaccagaaaaaaacaaaaaagaaatgggaaataaatagggagggagagaggaaacGGTCTACGATTCGGTGACATTGACAAAAGGAGGAAGAGGTTTGCCTCCTACTCCTCCCTTCCTTCCCCtaaacccaacccaacccaacccctccctccctccaccatctctctctctctctctctctcctctctgcgCTTCGGAGATCTCATCTTCCTCCGCTCCCCTCCAGCCAAAACGACGCCGCGCCACCGCGCATTGACCACCGTTCTCGCGaccgcgacggcgacggcggcgcaTGCACGTGCCCATCCCATCCCCTTCGCCATCGCCGTCGGATCGGGGCGAATCCGATTGCCGTCCTCGATCATCGTAACCATCGCTCGGAGCGACGCATCGCCCCGGCGAGCCCCATTCCCGCGCCTTCTCCGCGGTCATCGAGCAAATGTAATTCGATTCCCCATTCCTGATCTTCACTGATCGCGGCTAAAGCGATCGGCATAAAAATATGGTTTTTTGAAGCTTCCCCGGATTAGTTCTCCGGTTTGGTTGTGATGGGTTTGCGCGCATTCGAATGATTCGGTggctttttttggttttttgcaGTTTCGTCgtgattcttgagttggcaTTTCGCTGGTGATGATAGCCGGGTAGGGGAGAGGAAAGACGGGGTTTTGGAAAGTGTGATGTCTTCTGGTGGAGTGGAGAAGCCATGGCGATGCGGGAAAGCGAGCTCGGTGAATCTGCAGAGGATGAGTTCGATTGTCCGCGATATCAGCGATCCTTGCCTCTCTCAATCTCCAAGGAAGGTTGTTTTATGGCAGTAATTTTCTGTAGTGGTCTTTCGTTGTTCCTTCATTTATGCCCACGGTTCAATGAGTATGGAACTGAACCAGTGCGTGACAAGGTTGATTGACTGCTGTGGCCATGCTTATTGTTCttggtttatgattttttacgCCATCTCTTCTTTCAGTAGCTTCCGTCCACGTGAATTTACACTCTGCATTTCGCTGCACCAGAAGATATATAATGTAGGTCGAATTGTCTCAATGCTTCTGAAGAAAAAAGCTTGTTGCAACTCAGCCTTGTGTTGAAGCATCTGTCAACAGCTACACCACTGTGTTGATCACCGATAAGATGTCTCCAATGCGATGGGAATATTTTAGTAgtttgtgatgtgatttaatGATCCCTTTGTTAAAAATAAATCGTATATTTACATTGGCCTGTAATTTACACCAATCACGCACACTAGCTGGAAGGATGTGCATGGATGCGCTTTACTTCCACAGTCAGTCATACAATTGGCAGGCCCTTCTAAGCATGGAGCTTCAGTGTTGCTCCTTCCTGTATTGGGGAAGAGAGATAGGAGAGAATAACTAAGTTTATGAGCCAAGAAAGAACATTTAtctgaatgaaattctattgaGAAACACATAAAGACAGTGATAGCCTAGTTAGGTCTTTATTTCTTATCTCATGTAAGATTATTACTTAAGGGGAAATGACTTACTTGGTTCGCTTAAGCTTCTCAAGTATTAGGACATTGATTGCCAAGGAAGATCCTATATTcctaaaatgagaaaataatacAGGCCGACTAAAGAAAGagcctaaatttttaattctgaTGGGGTTCGTTTAAGCTTCTCAAATCTGTGTACCACTGCCAAGTAACAGCACATGTCCATGCTAATCTAGAAGCCCGTGTTCTGGTTTGAAAccttttttccttagaaaagaCAAATCTATGTTATTGCATGGACTGTTAATTAGTGACATGcaccttttcttctttaaaaagtatgtctttttttttttttatatatatatattaatgtgGCTCATGTAAACTTTTAGCTTTTAAAGTGGTTTgagttttctattttctgtCATGATTCAGGTCAGCCGAATGCTCAAGCCTGAAAAGTGGAGGGCGAGTTTTGATAGTGATGGAAAGGTTTTGGCTTTTCATAAAGCACTTAGGTTGATCATTCTTGGGGTATGTACATTTTGGGAggtgtttaatttgcataaacAACTGTGTGCTTTTTGCCCTTTGAGTACAGTATGCTTTTTGAGAAAGTCACACCCTTTATGTAGTTAGTTCCACGATGATGATAGTTCTCCAGAGAGATTCCTGCTCAGCATTGTTTCTTAGGCTTGCTTCACTCAACCTACTTCTTGCATAGACCGGTTGATATATTTGCACATACTGTACCAGATGGATCTTTGTATTATATCGGGCCTTATGACCCTATTCTAGATGAAGATTTTTTGATCTTTACAAAGCTAACGGACATCTCCACTTATAAGTATGGTTATTTGGTTGATTATACTATACCCTTCGAGTAAAATCTACTATCCAGTAGACAATTTAAACTCTGGTTGGTTTGTCGACCATGCTTTACTTGCGCGATGGGCAATCTTGTTCCTACTGTATGCTTTAGCTGAGACTTTGATAGCTGATAGTGGCATCATTGAATCACTGATTTGTCATAAGCATGAGAGTTTAATGGTTTTTTAGCTATAATTAGAGAAAATGTGATAAGATCGATCCCCTGAGTGCttgacaaaaattttgtcaacatCATACTTGTTATGTCTCCTTTATGTTGTCAAAAACCTGGTGAAgcaaattcaagccaatttctttgaccaaaaaagaaaaaaaaatttatgccaATTCCTAGTTTATGGGCAAATATTCTCGTGTTCCATCCTTTTCCTATTTGCTTACCTCAACTTTGTTACTGAGTTCACTAGATGTCTTTATGTGGTGgcaaattggatttatttctGATTATTAGGTAATCTTTATTAATGTTGCTTCTGTTTCTCATAGGTATAGTCAAACTTTGTGGAATGGgctgcttttttattttgtacgACGAATAGCACTAACCACTGTTCACTTTGTTTTCTGCATGTAGGGTGTAGATCCATCTATAAGACCAGAAGTATGGGAATTTTTACTTGGCTGCTATGCCCTGGACAGTACAGCTGAGTTTCGAAGGCAATTGAGAAAAGCGAGGAGGTCTTGGCCCACTTATGTAAATATTATTTCTGTGTTTGAAATGTTGCATGATAAACATATGATACAACCtcctcttttcttgttcttgcaaATAGATTAATCCAAAACATTGGATCCAATTAGCTTTTCTGGTGTACAACATGCCATTACACTTATTACGtcaattttttccctttacttTGAATAAAATGATTGTTTATGTACTCCTTTAGACTTGGCATTTCACAATATTCTTCTTTTGATGAATGATAAGCAAATTCAACTAAACAAATATACATGCTGAGCGTGTGTGTTTATGTATTTGAAAGTGGCAACAAATGATTACCAACAATAGAACTTTGAACAACAAAGGAAATGCAATTGAGACAATAGAAAAGTCCTTAAATAATTTGGCAATCAAGTCAGTAGCATGTTTAAAGCAACATATGTAATTTTTGACGTGAAAACTGTAAACCCTTGAAAGAAATCCTCCCGTTTCTTTCAAGCCATAAGATCAATATAATTGATGAAGAGGAATCCTCTAAT
This region of Eucalyptus grandis isolate ANBG69807.140 chromosome 8, ASM1654582v1, whole genome shotgun sequence genomic DNA includes:
- the LOC104456225 gene encoding protein GAMETE CELL DEFECTIVE 1, mitochondrial; this translates as MTNRVRHLFAEGAKSSINLAIREEGSLGGKPMLGDKPKVKLSSVAPALAQDTIFASPAARAAHSNGPQPLPHRVPPRRRRLPPSRTQSADLAGSRRRRAAAVLQSFLGELRRRRPILPRPGSGSGSGSGSGHYDDGGWDSVSSWSTGMTKDYFDGEAVGRRTGPSPSTSATATAPGQNPGSNPYESMMISDLQEVEDKLRELEEENRKSKAYVDGWSERLREISVLLKQVREPGARGSYLKDSEKAEMYRLHKQDPEVYTVEKLAKDYRIMRQRVHAILWLKEMEEEEEKKLGHPLDDSVELLLDTCPEFFNSHCREFHVASLPYKPDFKVMPEGWDGTVKDLDEVHYEISKKEDEMLYQEFVQKLNFNKMKVAGKVKCHKYSRRRPSEGWNITVEKLGPRGKRGGGGGWKFVSLPDGSSRPLNEMEKMYVRRETPRRRRRILP